The DNA segment GGATCTGAGCGAAGCCGACCTCAGAAAGGTAGATCTGACTAGAGCAGACTTGAGTGGGGCAAACCTCTTTAAGGTAGATTTGAGAGGCGCAGATCTAACGGGAGCCCGTTTGAATCAGGCTAATTTAAACGAAGCTGACTTGAGAGGGGTCGATCTGACGAGAGCAGACCTCAGTGGGGCAAGCCTCAGCGGGGCAGACATCACAGAGGCAGATTGCACGAGGACAACGCTGGATGCTACGAATCTGATTGAGTTGACACTGCCACGGCTATAAACTTTTACCAAATACAACTGTCTCGATGAGATTAACTTGGAATCGTGCAACGCGAATAAATTTTGTCTCAAAGGCGATCGTTTCCAGTATAGCGATCGCCTTACTACTAACTCCGAAAACCAGCCTTGCACAAGAAAGCAAGCCTGACGAGGTAGGGGCGGCGTTGGAACTTGCCTTGATAACAAACCAGCTAACTGAGGTGTTAGCCCAGATAGCTCAAGCACCCGAAGTACAAGTAAATCCAGAACCATCTGGTGTTGCGCCCGGTTTAGAAACTGAGCCTTCTACACCTGAAGAAACGCCTTTTCAACCGCAAAACCTGCCATTGGTGCCCTCAGAGGCACGTAGATACGGTACAGCCCCGAATATTACGGTGATAACGCCCTCAGCTTATGGGAAATCTTGGGGTAATATTAGTGTTGGTGCGGGTTTACAAGAAAGAACTCGCTTTACTAACGAGGCGGATGGGGTTTTCGGTGTTGGGATCGGGTTGGGTGATGCTCAAAAAGCGATCGGCTTAGATGTTGGTGTGTCAGTTACTGACTTAGATACCGCAGAAGATGGTACTCTCAGCTTTAAGCTTCACCGACAGTTACCTAAGGATTTTGCAGTTGCTGTGGGAGTGCTAAATGCGATCGACTGGGGTCTTACCGATAGCGGTACAAGTTTTTATGGTGTGGTCACAAAAAGATTTCGCCTGCAAAACCGAGTCGATCGGCCCTTTAGTCAGCTTTATATTTCTGCTGGCGTTGGCAGCGGGCAATTTCGTTCGGAATCTAATATTAACGAAGATAATGATTCAGTTGGCTTTTTTGGCAGTTTGGCGGTGCGAGTCGCCGAACCTGTAAATTTAATAGCAGAATGGACAGGTCAAGATTTGACGATCGGATTATCTGTTGTACCGTTCCGCGATATTCCTTTGGTTATTACACCAGGAGTGACTGATATTACTGGCAAGGCTGGTGACGGAAGCAGATTTATATTAGGAGTTGGATATTTAATCTCTTTTTAAAGACTGGAGACTGGAAACTGGAGTAGCAATAAACAATGAAGAAAATAATTAAATTTTCGTTAATTTTTGTTTTGACAATTGGTTGGATTTTTATTGCCGTCAAACCAGGACTTAACCAATCAGGTACTCAGTCAAATACCACAGTTCCTAATCCACAAGAAATTAATCCTCAACCAGTTGAAGTCAAACCAGAATCCCCACAAAGTTCGCTGAGTGATATAAAGATCGATCGCACTGCTTTTGAGCAAAATTTCCAACAAGCCAGCTTCGATCGGGCAGTGCAGATGTTTGAAGAACTTCAAGCAGTAGAATTTGGCAAATACTTCGGGACAAACTTTTTTGGTAAAACTGCTTCTCCTGAACAGATATCTCAGACTTTATGCAATTTAGCTGAAACAACAGGGAAAAAAGCGGCGCTACTTTACGTGGTATCCCTGGAAAAACAACTGGAATTATTACTCATTATACCCAATTCTACACCTTGTACTAAGGCATCATTTAAACAAAATGGCTACCAGTCTAAGCTGGGACAGGGGAACCCCACCCCCAACCCCTCCCCGCAACAGGGAGGGGAGTATTTTCCCCCCTCTCCGAGGTCGGAGAGGGGGGTTAGGGGGGTGAGGTTTGTCCCGGCAATAGTTGGTAGCAAACAAAATAATAATCCAACCCTCTTCATTCGCAAGAGTGTTCCCGAAGCAAACCGCAAACGCCTCCAAACAGTTGCCAAAGAATTTCGATCTGGAGTAACCGATCCAATCCTGAGTAACGATTACCGTAATTTTGCCAAACAGTTTTATCAATGGATTATTGCTCCCGTACAATCAGATTTGGCTGCTAACAAAATAGATAGCTTGATATTTTCAATGGATGCTGGTTTGCGATCGGTTCCAGTAGCTGCTTTCAACAATGGTCAACAGTTTCTGATCGAGCAATATAATGTCGCTTTAATCCCTAGCTTTAGCCTCACGGATACCCGTTACATTCGGATCGCCAACTCCCAAATGTTGGCAATGGGAATATCCAAGAGTACCCAGGATCAGTCTCCTTTACCGGCGGTAGCTGTGGAAGTTCCTACCTTAGCTAATATTCTTTGGCGTGGTCAGGCATTTTTGAATGAAGAATCAACATTGGAAAAACTCCAATCTCTCAGTCGTCAACAACATTTTGAAATTATCCACATAGCGACTCATGCAGAATTTAGATCTGGAAAAGTAAGTGAATCTTACATCCAATTCTGGAATTCTAAACTCAAATTGGATCAATTGCAAAACTTTTCGCGAAAGTTGGCGTGGAATAAAGCTCCAAAAGTAGAGATGCTTGTTTTGAGTGCTTGTAGAACTGCATTGGGAAACGAACAAGCAGAACTGGGATTTGCTGGTTTGGCGGTTCAGGCGGGTGTGAAAACTGCTGTGGGAAGTCTGTGGTATGCCAGCGATGAAGGTTCGCTAGCACTGATGACGGA comes from the Argonema galeatum A003/A1 genome and includes:
- a CDS encoding CHAT domain-containing protein, which translates into the protein MKKIIKFSLIFVLTIGWIFIAVKPGLNQSGTQSNTTVPNPQEINPQPVEVKPESPQSSLSDIKIDRTAFEQNFQQASFDRAVQMFEELQAVEFGKYFGTNFFGKTASPEQISQTLCNLAETTGKKAALLYVVSLEKQLELLLIIPNSTPCTKASFKQNGYQSKLGQGNPTPNPSPQQGGEYFPPSPRSERGVRGVRFVPAIVGSKQNNNPTLFIRKSVPEANRKRLQTVAKEFRSGVTDPILSNDYRNFAKQFYQWIIAPVQSDLAANKIDSLIFSMDAGLRSVPVAAFNNGQQFLIEQYNVALIPSFSLTDTRYIRIANSQMLAMGISKSTQDQSPLPAVAVEVPTLANILWRGQAFLNEESTLEKLQSLSRQQHFEIIHIATHAEFRSGKVSESYIQFWNSKLKLDQLQNFSRKLAWNKAPKVEMLVLSACRTALGNEQAELGFAGLAVQAGVKTAVGSLWYASDEGSLALMTEFYHKLRTAPIKTEALRDAQLGMLKGQVRLENGQLILSDNRRVSLPPELATSGDINLSHPYFWSGYTMIGNWN